Proteins co-encoded in one Papaver somniferum cultivar HN1 chromosome 5, ASM357369v1, whole genome shotgun sequence genomic window:
- the LOC113283467 gene encoding LOB domain-containing protein 38-like has translation MSCNGCRVLRKGCSESCILRPCLQWIESPEAQGHATVFVAKFFGRAGLMSFISAVPESQRPALFQSLLFEACGRTVNPVNGAVGLLWTGNWQICQTAVETVLRGGTLRPISDVMNGTEIQTFDQSDDLSVSIQAQQPNFSTMEMKKIIKLDDNHHNSNNNNLYPSSRSLAKPSKRKVFTQTDLDLSLTTSTSGGSGIVNHHHRPEKRRSSSPSMNSEESVTTSLDSSVERRVSRGVEIKALDLFV, from the exons ATGAGTTGCAATGGGTGCCGAGTTCTACGAAAAGGATGCAGCGAATCATGCATTCTAAGACCTTGTTTACAATGGATTGAGTCTCCTGAAGCTCAAGGTCATGCTACTGTTTTTGTTGCTAAATTCTTTGGGAGAGCTGGTCTCATGTCTTTCATCTCTGCTGTTCCTGAATCCCAACGGCCTG CTTTATTCCAATCTTTGTTATTCGAGGCTTGCGGAAGAACAGTAAATCCTGTTAATGGAGCCGTAGGGTTATTATGGACAGGAAATTGGCAAATTTGTCAAACAGCAGTAGAAACTGTTCTTAGAGGAGGAACTTTAAGGCCAATTTCTGATGTTATGAATGGGACTGAAATCCAAACATTTGATCAGTCTGATGATTTATCTGTTTCCATTCAAGCTCAACAACCTAATTTTAGTACAAtggaaatgaaaaaaatcattaaGTTAGACGATAATCATCATAACAGTAACAATAATAATCTTTATCCATCATCAAGATCATTAGCGAAACCATCTAAAAGGAAAGTTTTTACACAAACAGATCTCGATCTTTCCTTAACGACGTCGACTTCCGGTGGTAGTGGAATCGTGAATCATCATCACCGGCCTGAAAAAAGAAGATCTAGTTCACCGTCAATGAATTCCGAAGAATCTGTGACTACTAGTCTTGATAGTTCAGTTGAAAGACGAGTATCTCGAGGAGTTGAAATCAAAGCTCTAGATTTGTTCGTGTAG
- the LOC113279967 gene encoding protein IMPAIRED IN BABA-INDUCED STERILITY 1-like produces the protein MESWVWKGIGSVDKSRIKQEIGVVNLRRPVGFGEEVAAGWPSWLSVVAREAIYGWIPLRAERFKKLEKIGQGTYSGVFQARELATGRMLALKKVRFDNFEQESVRFMSREIMILRKLEGLITSRLSTSVYLVFEYTEHDIVGLSSCPDIKFSESQVKCYMHQLLYGLEHCHSRGIMHRDIKGSNLLVSDDGVLKIADFGMANFVSVGHIQPLTSRVVTLWYRPPEILLGSTSYGQSMLIYGVLKCNAGKEVQVMAVIAGQLNELALLQCREGMKLLQHWSVIGVVSHTVQARLINGRINKGVDACAVTGAGGVSSSAGLCSCSIGGG, from the exons ATGGAGAGTTGGGTTTG GAAGGGAATTGGGTCTGTCGATAAGAGCAGAATCAAACAAGAAATTGGTGTTGTTAATCTCAGAAGACCTGTTGGGTTTGGTGAAGAAGTTGCTGCCGGTTGGCCTTCTTGGCTTAGTGTTGTTGCTCGTGAAGCTATTTATGGTTGGATTCCTCTTCGTGCTGAAAGATTCAAGAAATTGGAAAAG ATTGGACAAGGTACATACAGCGGTGTTTTCCAAGCACGAGAGCTTGCAACTGGGAGGATGCTTGCCTTAAAGAAAGTTCGGTTCGATAACTTTGAGCAAGAAAGTGTGAGATTTATGTCGCGGGAAATAATGATTCTCCGCAAACTGGAGGGACTAATTACTTCTAGACTGTCAactagtgtatatcttgttttcgAGTACACGGAACATGATATTGTTGGTTTATCATCTTGTCCTGACATCAAGTTCAGTGAATCACAG GTTAAATGCTATATGCATCAACTACTATATGGCCTTGAACATTGTCATTCAAGAGGTATAATGCACAGAGATATCAAGGGATCCAACCTTCTTGTTAGTGATGATGGAGTTCTGAAGATAGCTGATTTTGGCATGGCAAATTTTGTTAGTGTCGGGCACATTCAACCATTAACTAGTCGAGTTGTTACTTTATGGTATCGTCCTCCTGAAATTTTGCTTGGATCCACCAGTTATGGGCAATCTATGTTGATCTATGGAGTGTTG AAGTGCAATGCAGGGAAAGAGGTTCAGGTGATGGCGGTGATTGCAGGTCAGCTGAATGAGTTGGCGTTGCTGCAATGTAGAGAAGGAATGAAGCTG TTACAACATTGGTCAGTGATTGGGGTTGTGTCGCATACTGTTCAGGCCAGA CTGATTAacggaaggatcaacaagggagtAGATGCATGTGCAGTGACTGGTGCAGGTGGTGTTAGCTCAAGTGCAGGATTGTGCAGTTGCAGCATTGGTGGTGGCTGA